The following proteins are encoded in a genomic region of Streptococcus equi subsp. equi:
- the ftsA gene encoding cell division protein, with product MARNGFFTGLDIGTSSIKVLVAEFISGEMNVIGVSNVPSTGVKDGIIIDIEAAAAAIKTAVEQAEEKAGMTIERVNVGLPANLLQIEPTQGMIPVPSESKEIKDEDVDSVVKSALTKSITPEREVISLVPEEFIVDGFQGIRDPRGMMGIRLEMRGLIYTGPSTILHNLRKTVERAGIKVENIIISPLAMAKAVLNEGEREFGATVIDMGGGQTTVASMRAQELQYTNIYAEGGEYITKDISKVLKTSMSIAEALKYNFGQADMAEASLTDTVKVDVVGSDEPVEVTERYLSEIISARVRHILDRVKQDLERGRLLDLPGGIVLIGGGAIMPGVVEVAQEIFGTNVKLHIPNQVGIRNPMFANVISLVEYVGMMSEVDVLAQNAVSGEELLRRKPIDFTGQEAYLPDYNETRGFEPAPNYEQQVPQADYEPQEPAEPKQKISERVRGIFGSMFD from the coding sequence ATGGCTAGAAATGGCTTTTTTACTGGTTTGGACATTGGAACAAGCTCGATAAAGGTTTTGGTAGCAGAGTTTATCTCTGGCGAGATGAATGTTATTGGTGTGAGCAATGTTCCGAGTACTGGCGTAAAAGATGGCATAATCATTGATATAGAGGCAGCAGCCGCTGCTATTAAAACTGCAGTAGAACAAGCTGAAGAAAAAGCAGGAATGACAATTGAAAGGGTCAATGTTGGGCTGCCAGCAAACCTCCTTCAAATTGAGCCGACACAAGGCATGATTCCTGTTCCTAGCGAATCAAAAGAAATCAAAGATGAAGACGTTGATAGCGTTGTTAAGTCAGCACTAACTAAGAGCATTACTCCAGAGCGAGAGGTGATTTCCTTAGTCCCTGAAGAGTTTATTGTAGACGGCTTTCAGGGCATTCGAGATCCTCGTGGCATGATGGGGATCAGGCTTGAAATGCGCGGTCTGATTTACACTGGACCAAGCACAATCCTGCATAACTTAAGAAAGACAGTTGAGCGTGCTGGGATTAAGGTTGAAAACATCATCATTTCTCCTTTGGCAATGGCTAAGGCGGTGTTAAATGAAGGTGAACGTGAATTTGGTGCTACGGTCATTGACATGGGTGGAGGACAAACCACCGTTGCCTCAATGCGAGCACAGGAATTGCAGTACACCAATATCTATGCAGAGGGTGGCGAGTATATCACAAAGGATATCTCTAAGGTTCTTAAAACGTCAATGTCAATTGCAGAGGCCTTGAAGTACAATTTTGGGCAGGCTGATATGGCAGAGGCAAGCTTGACTGACACTGTTAAGGTTGATGTTGTTGGCAGTGATGAGCCAGTTGAGGTAACAGAGCGTTACTTATCAGAGATTATCTCGGCTCGTGTTCGCCATATTCTAGATCGTGTTAAGCAGGATTTAGAAAGAGGACGCCTGCTTGATTTACCTGGTGGCATTGTGCTGATAGGTGGCGGCGCCATTATGCCGGGCGTGGTTGAGGTTGCTCAAGAGATTTTTGGAACCAATGTTAAGCTTCATATTCCAAATCAGGTTGGTATTCGTAACCCAATGTTTGCCAATGTCATTAGCTTGGTCGAGTACGTTGGTATGATGTCAGAGGTGGACGTTTTAGCGCAAAATGCTGTATCAGGCGAGGAATTGCTAAGACGTAAGCCGATCGACTTTACTGGCCAAGAAGCTTACTTGCCAGACTACAATGAGACTAGGGGATTTGAACCGGCTCCTAATTATGAGCAGCAAGTGCCCCAAGCAGACTACGAGCCTCAAGAACCCGCTGAACCAAAGCAAAAGATTTCAGAGCGTGTTCGTGGCATTTTTGGAAGTATGTTTGATTAA
- the ftsZ gene encoding cell division protein FtsZ, whose product MAFSFDTASIQGAIIKVIGVGGGGGNAINRMIDEGVAGVEFIAANTDIQALSSSKAETVVQLGPKLTRGLGAGGQPEVGRKAAEESEEVLTEALTGADMVFITAGMGGGSGTGAAPVIARIAKSLGALTVAVVTRPFGFEGNKRSNFAIEGIQELREQVDTLLIISNNNLLEIVDKKTPLLEALSEADNVLRQGVQGITDLITSPGLINLDFADVKTVMANKGNALMGIGIGSGEERIVEAARKAIYSPLLETTIDGAEDVIVNVTGGLDMTLTEAEEASEIVGQAAGQGVNIWLGTSIDDSMRDEIRVTVVATGVRQDKAEQASGFRQPRTYTQSNAQQAAGAQYASEQVRQTAQPSFDRRSSSFDFDMGETREMPKSQQAMPAHGHNHNQGSAFGNWDLRRDNIARPAEGELDNQLNMSTFSSNDDIDDELETPPFFKNR is encoded by the coding sequence ATGGCATTTTCATTTGATACGGCATCCATTCAAGGTGCAATCATTAAGGTAATCGGTGTTGGTGGAGGTGGCGGAAACGCTATTAACCGCATGATTGATGAGGGGGTTGCAGGTGTTGAGTTTATCGCTGCAAACACTGATATTCAGGCATTAAGCTCATCAAAAGCAGAAACAGTTGTTCAGCTTGGTCCTAAATTAACTCGTGGTCTTGGTGCTGGAGGTCAGCCAGAGGTTGGTCGTAAGGCAGCAGAGGAAAGCGAAGAGGTTCTCACAGAAGCTTTGACTGGCGCTGATATGGTCTTTATCACTGCTGGTATGGGTGGAGGCTCTGGAACAGGAGCAGCTCCAGTGATTGCTCGTATCGCTAAGAGCCTAGGAGCCTTGACTGTGGCAGTTGTAACACGTCCATTTGGCTTTGAAGGCAACAAACGCAGTAATTTTGCCATTGAGGGGATTCAGGAGCTAAGAGAGCAGGTTGATACCTTATTGATCATCTCAAATAATAACCTGCTTGAAATTGTTGACAAAAAGACACCATTGCTTGAAGCGCTTAGCGAAGCAGACAATGTTTTGCGTCAGGGTGTACAAGGGATTACTGATCTGATTACAAGCCCTGGCTTGATTAATCTTGACTTTGCCGATGTTAAGACTGTGATGGCAAATAAAGGCAATGCACTTATGGGGATCGGTATTGGTTCTGGTGAGGAACGTATTGTAGAGGCAGCTCGTAAGGCTATCTACTCACCATTACTTGAAACAACAATTGACGGTGCTGAAGATGTTATCGTTAACGTGACAGGTGGACTTGATATGACCCTCACAGAGGCTGAGGAGGCATCTGAAATTGTTGGTCAGGCAGCAGGTCAAGGCGTTAACATCTGGCTAGGAACATCGATTGATGACTCTATGAGAGACGAAATTCGCGTAACAGTTGTTGCAACAGGTGTTCGTCAGGATAAGGCGGAGCAAGCCTCAGGATTTCGTCAGCCACGCACCTACACTCAGTCTAACGCTCAGCAGGCTGCTGGAGCACAATATGCTTCAGAGCAGGTGAGACAGACTGCGCAGCCAAGCTTTGATCGTCGTTCATCAAGCTTTGATTTTGATATGGGTGAAACACGTGAGATGCCTAAGTCTCAGCAAGCTATGCCAGCTCATGGCCACAATCATAATCAGGGCTCAGCTTTTGGAAATTGGGACTTACGTCGAGACAATATTGCTCGTCCAGCAGAAGGTGAGCTTGACAATCAATTGAACATGTCAACCTTCTCATCAAATGATGACATTGATGATGAATTAGAAACACCACCATTTTTCAAAAATCGTTAA
- the yggS gene encoding pyridoxaL 5'-phosphate dependent enzyme class III family has protein sequence MMDLQKNKDIVFENIRLATQAANRPENSVSVIAVTKYVDKAVAGQLIDMGIEHIAENRIDKFLDKYEALKDRQVTWHFIGTLQRRKVKEVINKVDYFHALDSVKLALEIEKRADHPVKCFLQVNISEEESKHGFKIAELDAAIEEISKMEKLHLVGIMTMAPIDASQQELRSIFQKANQLRKNLQSKKRKNMPFTELSMGMSNDYPIAIQEGSTFVRIGTSFFH, from the coding sequence ATGATGGATTTACAAAAAAATAAGGATATTGTTTTTGAAAATATTCGCTTAGCCACTCAGGCAGCCAACCGGCCTGAAAACAGTGTGTCAGTTATCGCTGTCACAAAATATGTGGACAAGGCAGTTGCAGGTCAGCTGATTGATATGGGGATTGAGCATATCGCTGAGAACCGTATTGATAAGTTTCTAGATAAATATGAAGCCTTGAAAGATAGGCAAGTTACTTGGCATTTTATCGGTACTTTACAGCGTCGAAAGGTAAAGGAAGTGATTAATAAGGTTGATTATTTTCATGCCTTAGATTCAGTAAAACTGGCTTTAGAAATTGAAAAGAGAGCTGACCACCCTGTGAAGTGTTTTCTACAAGTTAATATTTCTGAAGAAGAAAGCAAGCATGGTTTTAAGATTGCTGAGCTTGATGCTGCTATTGAGGAAATCAGCAAGATGGAAAAGCTTCATCTTGTCGGTATCATGACAATGGCACCTATTGATGCCAGTCAGCAAGAGCTTAGAAGCATTTTCCAAAAAGCAAATCAATTAAGAAAAAACTTGCAGTCAAAAAAGAGAAAGAATATGCCGTTTACAGAATTGAGTATGGGCATGAGTAACGATTATCCAATTGCTATTCAAGAAGGCTCAACCTTTGTTCGTATTGGAACATCTTTCTTTCACTAA
- the sepF gene encoding hypothetical cytosolic protein — protein sequence MAIKDAFNKMISYFDTDGVSEVEEELSSKKQEEPVTKSQQTSRPNQQQQAARASQPQQPKQARPQMQAQQRPQSQSRAAYAERPYQGQSQARVSHDYNDRRATSAPSASSRREQYQHAAHQEQTTIALKYPRKYEDAQEIVDLLIVNECVLIDFQYMLDAQARRCLDFIDGASKVLYGTLQRVGSSMYLLTPSNVSVNIEEMNIPNNGQDIGFDFDMKRR from the coding sequence ATGGCAATTAAAGACGCATTTAATAAGATGATTTCTTATTTTGATACTGATGGGGTCAGTGAAGTAGAAGAGGAGCTATCCTCTAAAAAGCAAGAAGAGCCTGTGACTAAATCACAACAGACCAGCAGACCTAATCAGCAGCAACAAGCAGCTAGAGCGAGTCAGCCCCAGCAGCCTAAGCAGGCTAGACCTCAGATGCAAGCTCAGCAAAGACCACAATCACAATCAAGAGCTGCCTATGCTGAGCGACCATATCAAGGTCAAAGTCAAGCACGTGTTTCTCATGACTACAATGACAGAAGGGCGACGTCAGCCCCGTCTGCTTCTAGTCGTCGTGAGCAATATCAGCATGCTGCTCATCAAGAGCAAACAACTATTGCCTTGAAGTATCCTCGTAAGTATGAGGACGCCCAAGAAATTGTTGATCTTTTGATTGTTAATGAGTGTGTGCTGATCGATTTTCAATACATGCTAGATGCTCAGGCAAGGCGTTGCCTAGATTTTATTGACGGTGCTAGTAAGGTATTGTATGGTACTCTGCAAAGGGTTGGTTCTTCCATGTATCTGTTGACCCCATCAAATGTATCTGTTAATATTGAAGAGATGAATATCCCAAATAATGGCCAAGATATTGGTTTTGATTTTGATATGAAGAGACGCTAG
- a CDS encoding membrane protein, whose protein sequence is MIFILLILLKLIKVYSYLLLVYALLSWFPGAYDSWLGRLVSDIVEPILKPFRSLNLQFAGLDFTIYLVMIGLNVLSEILIRVLIS, encoded by the coding sequence ATGATTTTTATACTGTTGATACTTCTAAAGCTAATTAAGGTTTATTCCTATTTGCTGCTAGTCTATGCCTTACTGTCTTGGTTTCCTGGAGCCTACGACTCTTGGCTTGGCAGGCTGGTCAGCGATATAGTAGAGCCTATCTTAAAACCCTTTAGATCATTGAACCTACAGTTTGCGGGCTTGGACTTTACTATTTACCTAGTGATGATTGGTCTAAATGTTTTAAGTGAGATCTTGATAAGAGTGTTGATCTCATGA
- a CDS encoding S4 domain-containing protein: MTVQTMLYQHFQPDEHPFIERMLDLIARVEANYLLEVTDFLNPREVTILKGLVAATNLQCFSSTDYYPSEYGRVIVAPDYYCLDKADFDLALIEVTYNAKFNQLTHAQILGTLINELGIKRALLGDILLR, translated from the coding sequence ATGACTGTTCAAACAATGCTTTATCAGCATTTTCAGCCTGATGAACACCCATTTATTGAAAGAATGCTTGACTTGATCGCTCGTGTTGAGGCTAATTATTTATTAGAGGTTACTGATTTTTTAAATCCGCGAGAGGTCACGATTTTAAAAGGCTTAGTCGCAGCAACCAATCTGCAGTGCTTTAGCTCTACTGATTATTATCCTAGTGAATATGGTCGTGTGATTGTTGCTCCTGACTATTATTGTCTAGATAAGGCAGATTTTGACTTGGCTTTGATTGAGGTGACCTATAATGCTAAGTTTAATCAGCTGACACATGCACAGATTTTAGGCACCTTAATTAATGAATTGGGAATCAAAAGAGCCTTACTTGGCGATATTTTGTTGAGATAG
- a CDS encoding RNA-binding protein ylmH: protein MINRQLLSYCLGTIAKIAKARVKLKEIDLDQLLNLTANQQVLTDIMVSSLRVDRLIATVLKQSRNQAIRLVEAGKVKVNYQLVTKASQPVAVGDLISIRGYGRFSILTDNGFTKNGKYKLTLSKMMRK from the coding sequence ATGATTAATCGACAGCTGTTAAGCTATTGTTTAGGAACGATTGCTAAAATAGCAAAAGCTAGGGTCAAGCTCAAAGAAATTGATCTTGATCAGCTGTTAAATCTGACAGCTAATCAGCAGGTTCTGACTGATATAATGGTATCTAGTCTACGCGTTGATCGCTTGATTGCTACCGTATTAAAGCAATCTAGAAATCAGGCGATAAGGCTTGTTGAAGCAGGCAAGGTCAAGGTTAACTATCAGCTTGTCACTAAAGCCTCTCAGCCTGTAGCTGTTGGTGATTTAATCAGCATTCGTGGCTACGGTAGGTTTAGCATACTAACAGACAATGGCTTCACAAAAAATGGGAAATATAAGCTAACACTTAGCAAAATGATGCGTAAATAA
- the ileS gene encoding isoleucyl-tRNA synthetase encodes MKLKETLNLGKTAFPMRAGLPNKEPQWQKAWDEAEIYKKRQALNEGKPAFHLHDGPPYANGNIHVGHALNKISKDIIVRAKSMSGYQAPFVPGWDTHGLPIEQVLAKQGVKRKEMDLADYLDMCRQYALSQVDKQRDDFKRLGVSADWDNPYVTLDPSFEADQIRVFGAMADKGYIYRGAKPVYWSWSSESALAEAEIEYHDIDSTSLYYANRVKDGKGILDTDTYVVVWTTTPFTVTASRGLTVGPDMDYVVVRPAGSDRNYVVAEGLLDSLAAKFAWESFEILANHKGSDLEYIVTEHPWDSEVDELVILGDHVTLDSGTGIVHTAPGFGEDDYNVGMTYGLEVAVTVDERGLMMENAGPDFHGQFYGKVTPIVIEKLGDLLLAQEVINHSYPFDWRTKKPIIWRAVPQWFASVSDFRQEILDEIDKTTFHPTWGKTRLYNMIRDRGDWVISRQRAWGVPLPIFYAEDGTAIMTKEVTDHVADLFQEHGSIIWWQKEAKELLPEGFTHPGSPNGVFTKETDIMDVWFDSGSSWNGVMNARDHLAYPADLYLEGSDQYRGWFNSSLITSVAVNGHAPYKAILSQGFVLDGKGEKMSKSKGNIISPNDVAKQYGADILRLWVASVDTDNDVRVSMDILGQVSETYRKIRNTLRFLLANTSDFNPHTDKVAYAELAAVDKYMTIKFNKLVGAINTAYERYDFMTIYKAVVNFVTVDLSAFYLDFAKDVVYIEAANSLARRRMQTVFYDILVNITKLLTPILPHTAEEIWSYLEHEPEDFVQLSELPQAQTFDNQDTILEEWEAFMTLRAQAQKALEEARHDKIIGKSLEAHLTIYASPEVKTLLTALDSDIALLLIVSQLTISEEPAPENAVSFDDVAFTVARAQGEVCERSRRIDPTTRMRSYNAFVCDHSAKIIEENFPEAVAEGFDSAAN; translated from the coding sequence ATGAAATTAAAAGAAACACTTAACTTAGGCAAAACGGCCTTTCCAATGCGTGCCGGTCTACCCAACAAGGAGCCACAATGGCAAAAGGCTTGGGACGAGGCTGAGATTTACAAAAAACGTCAAGCCTTAAATGAAGGCAAGCCTGCCTTTCACCTGCACGATGGGCCTCCCTATGCAAATGGTAATATCCATGTCGGACATGCGCTGAATAAAATTTCAAAAGACATTATTGTACGTGCCAAATCTATGTCAGGCTATCAAGCGCCTTTTGTTCCAGGTTGGGATACTCATGGCCTTCCTATTGAGCAGGTCTTGGCTAAGCAGGGGGTTAAGCGTAAAGAGATGGATCTGGCTGACTATCTTGACATGTGTCGTCAGTACGCGTTAAGTCAGGTTGATAAGCAAAGAGACGACTTTAAGCGTCTCGGTGTATCTGCTGATTGGGACAATCCTTATGTTACCTTAGATCCAAGCTTTGAAGCCGATCAAATTCGTGTCTTTGGTGCGATGGCTGATAAGGGCTACATTTATCGTGGGGCAAAGCCTGTGTATTGGTCATGGTCCTCTGAATCTGCTCTTGCTGAGGCAGAAATCGAATACCATGATATTGATTCTACATCGCTTTACTATGCTAATAGGGTTAAAGATGGTAAGGGAATCCTTGATACTGACACCTATGTTGTGGTTTGGACGACCACACCATTTACGGTAACAGCTTCTCGTGGTCTAACAGTTGGACCTGATATGGATTATGTGGTTGTTAGACCTGCAGGTTCAGACCGTAACTATGTGGTGGCAGAAGGACTGCTAGACAGTCTGGCTGCTAAGTTTGCTTGGGAATCATTTGAGATTTTGGCCAATCATAAGGGCTCTGACTTGGAATACATTGTAACCGAGCACCCTTGGGACAGTGAGGTTGATGAGCTAGTCATTCTTGGCGATCATGTGACGCTAGATTCAGGTACAGGTATCGTTCATACAGCACCTGGCTTTGGTGAAGATGACTACAACGTTGGTATGACATATGGACTTGAGGTTGCAGTTACAGTTGATGAGCGTGGTTTGATGATGGAAAATGCAGGTCCTGATTTTCATGGTCAATTTTATGGCAAGGTAACTCCGATTGTTATTGAAAAGCTTGGAGACCTATTGCTTGCTCAAGAAGTGATCAACCACTCCTATCCATTTGATTGGCGCACGAAAAAACCAATTATTTGGCGGGCTGTTCCTCAGTGGTTTGCTTCTGTGTCTGACTTCCGTCAAGAGATTCTAGATGAGATTGACAAAACAACATTCCACCCGACATGGGGAAAGACACGACTCTACAATATGATTCGTGATCGTGGCGATTGGGTGATCTCTCGTCAGCGTGCTTGGGGTGTTCCACTGCCTATTTTCTATGCAGAGGACGGCACAGCCATTATGACTAAGGAGGTAACTGATCACGTCGCAGATCTGTTCCAAGAGCATGGGTCCATTATTTGGTGGCAAAAAGAGGCTAAGGAGCTTTTACCTGAAGGCTTCACACACCCAGGCTCTCCAAATGGGGTATTTACCAAAGAGACAGATATCATGGACGTCTGGTTTGATTCAGGGTCTTCTTGGAATGGTGTGATGAATGCTCGTGATCATCTTGCTTATCCAGCTGACCTCTACCTTGAGGGCTCCGATCAATATCGTGGTTGGTTCAACTCATCACTGATTACCTCAGTTGCGGTTAATGGTCATGCACCGTATAAGGCTATCCTATCACAGGGCTTTGTCCTTGATGGTAAGGGTGAAAAAATGTCTAAATCTAAAGGAAATATCATTTCACCTAATGATGTTGCAAAGCAATATGGTGCTGATATTCTCCGTCTCTGGGTAGCTTCTGTTGATACAGATAATGATGTGCGTGTGTCAATGGATATCCTAGGACAGGTCTCTGAAACCTATCGTAAAATCCGTAACACGCTTCGCTTCTTGCTTGCTAATACATCAGACTTCAATCCACATACAGATAAGGTGGCTTATGCTGAGCTTGCTGCTGTTGATAAGTACATGACCATCAAGTTTAACAAGCTAGTAGGAGCTATCAATACTGCCTATGAGCGTTATGACTTCATGACGATTTACAAGGCTGTGGTTAACTTTGTGACGGTTGACTTATCTGCTTTCTACCTTGATTTTGCCAAAGATGTGGTCTACATTGAGGCTGCTAACAGCCTGGCACGTCGTCGTATGCAGACTGTCTTTTATGATATTTTGGTTAATATCACTAAGCTATTGACTCCGATCCTTCCACATACGGCAGAGGAAATCTGGTCATATTTAGAGCATGAGCCAGAAGACTTTGTACAGCTATCAGAGCTGCCACAGGCTCAGACTTTTGATAATCAAGATACTATCCTAGAGGAATGGGAAGCCTTTATGACGCTTCGGGCACAGGCGCAAAAGGCTTTGGAGGAAGCACGTCATGACAAGATTATTGGTAAGTCCTTAGAAGCTCATCTGACAATTTATGCAAGTCCAGAGGTTAAGACACTGTTGACAGCTCTAGATAGCGATATTGCACTGCTATTGATTGTCTCTCAGCTAACCATTAGTGAGGAGCCAGCTCCTGAGAATGCTGTCAGCTTTGATGATGTTGCCTTTACGGTAGCTCGTGCGCAAGGAGAGGTTTGTGAGCGTTCACGTCGTATCGATCCAACGACCAGAATGCGGTCTTATAATGCCTTTGTTTGTGACCACAGTGCGAAAATTATCGAAGAAAACTTCCCAGAAGCAGTAGCAGAAGGCTTTGACTCAGCTGCTAATTAA
- a CDS encoding hypothetical cytosolic protein, with the protein MRLINTTSSHPELVRNQLQNTDAHLVEVYSAGNTDVIFTQAPKHYELLISNKYRAIKEDELEVIREFFLKRKIDQSIVIPGHSKTLHTNNLIEISFQTSV; encoded by the coding sequence ATGAGACTTATTAATACCACCAGCAGTCACCCCGAGCTTGTCAGAAATCAGCTGCAAAATACAGATGCTCACCTCGTTGAAGTTTACTCAGCTGGTAACACTGACGTCATCTTTACGCAAGCACCCAAGCATTATGAGCTACTCATTTCAAATAAATATCGTGCCATCAAAGAGGACGAGCTTGAAGTGATTCGCGAATTTTTCTTAAAGCGTAAGATTGACCAATCTATTGTGATTCCAGGTCACTCAAAAACCCTGCACACCAATAATTTGATTGAAATTTCCTTCCAGACGTCTGTCTAG
- the nudG gene encoding Mut/NUDIX family protein: protein MTVPIFGDKIDDQHYTARYGVYAVIPNSAKTEIILVQAPNGAWFLPGGEIEAGESQLQALERELVEELGFAADIGYYYGQADEYFYSRHRDTYYYNPAYLYEVTSFQAISKPLEDFNHLAWFLPIADAITVLKRDSHRWGVEEWQKKHH from the coding sequence ATGACCGTTCCAATATTTGGTGATAAGATAGATGACCAGCATTACACCGCACGTTACGGTGTCTATGCAGTGATTCCTAACTCGGCTAAAACAGAGATTATCCTAGTGCAGGCTCCAAATGGTGCTTGGTTTTTGCCAGGAGGAGAAATAGAGGCTGGTGAAAGCCAGCTACAGGCACTGGAGCGTGAGCTAGTTGAGGAGCTGGGATTTGCTGCTGATATTGGTTATTATTATGGTCAAGCAGACGAATACTTCTATTCTCGTCACCGCGATACCTACTACTATAATCCTGCCTACCTGTACGAGGTGACATCATTCCAAGCTATCTCAAAGCCCTTGGAAGACTTTAACCATCTGGCTTGGTTTCTTCCTATTGCGGACGCCATAACAGTCTTAAAGCGTGATAGCCACAGATGGGGCGTCGAAGAATGGCAGAAAAAGCACCATTAA